In the genome of Oligoflexus sp., the window ATTATCAGTAACGATAGGTGACTCCAACCTGAACGTAACTGCCGGACGGCAGACGCGCACGTCGGAGAACCTCACCACGACTCAAATTTTCGTAATTCAGGATCAGTTTAATATTCTCCGTCAGCGCCCAATTCGTGTGGACGCGAAGCAGGTTTCCAATCCTGACGCCTTGGACGTTTTCCGTTCCTTGATAGACCCGCATGCCTCCGGCATAGACGTTATCGTCTTCCTGCTGTCGCCTCGCATGGCCATATTCCATCGAGACCTTCAGGTGAGGCGCTGGTGAGACAGTGAAACCGGGGGTCAGCATCAGAAGATTACTCAGGCTGAGAAACTGACCCTCGCCGAGGTAGCTGGAACTCGCGTAGAGTTGATGAAAGGCGCGGAGAGTTCCCTGCTCCTGAGTTCCACCCCCTGACGCCGCATCCATGCGAAGCGAAAGTTCGGGTTGGTGTAAAGAGTGCTTTCATTCAAAAGCGCCTCATCGACAAGTTTTAGCCCATCATCCAAATACTTGAACAAAGCCGCAGAGAAAATTTCATTCTTTCCCGCAAAATGAAGGTAAAGCCCCTGCTTTGAGAGCTGCGCAGCATCGGCAATGTCTTCGACAGATGTTTTTTTAAAACCTTGCCTCCCAAAAACACCTATCGCCGCTTTCAAGACAGATTCTTTTCGAGGATCGAGACTGCTCTTGCGATTGTCCATAAGAACCACTTTCGATGAAAAAAGACGGGCTTCGGCCAGACCTTGACCGACTTTACCATTATGTTAAAAACAGTCAAGTCGATTTCGCTGCTCTCACCGTCTTCTCCCTCCGTCACCACCTCACTTCGACACTCCAGCCCCATCCCACGGAATCCAAAATTTCTGTGCAAAAAAGCATCGCATCCCGCGTTCTCCCGATCAGAGTGTCTAATCCGTCTTATTTAATCCTTATTAATTTGAGGCAAACTATGAAAATGACAGTATGGGCCGGAAGCCTGGCCCTTGGACTTCTCGTTACGGCCTGTGGGCAGGGCAGCCAAACATCGGAAAGCAAAGCCATTATCCCCGTCGATC includes:
- a CDS encoding alginate export family protein; the encoded protein is MDAASGGGTQEQGTLRAFHQLYASSSYLGEGQFLSLSNLLMLTPGFTVSPAPHLKVSMEYGHARRQQEDDNVYAGGMRVYQGTENVQGVRIGNLLRVHTNWALTENIKLILNYENLSRGEVLRRARLPSGSYVQVGVTYRY
- a CDS encoding TetR/AcrR family transcriptional regulator, translating into MDNRKSSLDPRKESVLKAAIGVFGRQGFKKTSVEDIADAAQLSKQGLYLHFAGKNEIFSAALFKYLDDGLKLVDEALLNESTLYTNPNFRFAWMRRQGVELRSRELSAPFINSTRVPATSARVSFSA